From Gigantopelta aegis isolate Gae_Host chromosome 11, Gae_host_genome, whole genome shotgun sequence, the proteins below share one genomic window:
- the LOC121385152 gene encoding heme transporter HRG1-like: MAAPTDRNIKIRFAFSVIGILVGASIFFVFGLHYENWNTALWGLLSALGAAVTLFVHVQYTRDVWRTFPYRLRYFMLTGCFIQLAGVCGFVAYLTLAITQHQHLKAYGNGFYLATIWCFMTWKWGFLLFYFSRAYRQLYLDIYTILPQEAKDDYKPYSNF, encoded by the exons ATGGCAGCACCCACCGACAGGAACATAAAAATACGATTTGCTTTTAGTGTTATCGGCATATTAGTTGGTGCCAGCATTTTCTTTGTGTTTGGTTTACACTATGAAAACTGGAACACAGCTCTCTGGGGTCTACTATCGG CTCTGGGAGCGGCTGTCACACTGTTTGTTCACGTCCAGTATACTCGAGACGTCTGGCGAACATTCCCGTACCGGCTCCGCTACTTCATGTTGACCGGCTGCTTTATACAGCTGGCTGGCGTCTGTGGCTTTGTGGCCTACCTCACCTTGGCCATAACACAACATCAAC ATCTTAAGGCGTATGGTAATGGTTTCTACCTGGCCACAATTTGGTGTTTTATGACGTGGAAGTGGggatttcttttgttttacttcTCGCGTGCATATCGGCAACTGTATCTCGACATCTACACGATTCTACCACAGGAAGCCAAAGATGATTACAAACCGTACAGTAATTTCTGA